The sequence GGGTCCACCGCCGGTCGCAGTTGGCTGCCGGCCACACTGCTAAATCGCCAGCTACTGCTCCATTGCCACGATCAGATAAAGTAGCGCGATGACAATCGAACTGAAGCCCGGCGGGCTATTGATCGCGATCGAAGGCATCGACGGCGCCGGCAAGACCACGCTTGCGCGCAACCTGGCAACCACCCTGGAAGCAGCCGGCGCACGTGTGAAATCCAGCAAGGAGCCGACCAACGGCCACTGGGGCACCCAGTTGCGGCAATCCGCCGCCACCGGCCGCCTCAGCGCAGACGAAGAAGCCGAGTTGCTGATCCGCGACCGCCACGAACATGTAGAGACCTTGATCGCGCCGGCATTGGCGCGCGGCGAGATCGTGATCCTGGACCGCTACTTTCCGTCGATGGTGGCCTACCAGGGCGCCGCCGGCCTGCCGCTGGACGCGCTGCTGGAACGCAACGCCTTTGCGCCGCGCCCTGACGTACTGCTGCTGCTCGACCTGCCGCCGCCCACCGGTCTGGCCCGCATCCGCGCCCGCGGCGACGCGCCCAACCATTTCGAAACCCAGGACAACCTGGAACGCTGCCGCGCGATCTTCAACGCGCTACAGCTGCCCGGCAAACAGGTGCTGGACGCCAGCGCCGACGCCGATAGCGTCTTGCGCCAAGCACTCACCATTGTCATCGCCGCCCTGGCCGAGCGCCTGAGCAACGGCACGCACACCGACGCCGGCAAGGCCGCGCTCGACCTGCTGTCAGCGGGCCGCCTTGCCTGATCGCTGCGCGCAACTCTGGGTACACATCGCGTGCTCTCAGAGGCGCAACCAGACAGGGCGACACAACAGCCGCGTCACCGTAGTGGTTCCAGCGATAACACGTCCACACTCATGACCCAACCCCTCTCCCGCCTGGGAGAGGGGTTGGGCGGCCATGCGACGGCGTCAACGCCACCACGACGCAGCTGATGTCACCGCAAATGTCGTCGCATCCGGAAGGTTTCTTGCGATGGGCCTCGCGACCCGCAGGCCAACACGTGCTGATCGACACACATCCACAAACCATGACCAGCCCTCCTCCCCGGCGAAAAGGGTCGGAACGCGGGCCGACTTTTCCTGGCCGGAATAGATCTTGCGATGCGGGGATGGCGATGCGACTACATCGATCCACTACGCATTCAACGCTGCACCCCACTTGCCCGCAGGCACGACCACGCTCGTGCAAAACGCACACAACGTAGCTAGCGCTGACAACACGCGTGACCGAAACGTCGATGGGAGTGTCTGGAAATGGTGCCGGCACCCGGATTCGAACTGGGGACCTACCGCTTACAAGGCGGTTGCTCTACCAACTGAGCTATGCCGGCACTGGCAGGCGCATTGCGCGCCGGTGCGCATTCTAGCGCAGCGCGGAGCAATCTAGCGATCGTTGACGCGTCGCACCTGCGGCACTCTGCACGGCAGCGGCCGCCGCCGTGCTGCGCACATCGATCCACCAGCGCGATTGACCGTTGCCGCTGGGTACCAACTGCGCCGGAAACCCTGCACTGACCAGACTGGCCTGGCGACGCTCGGCGCGCTCGCGGCTCTGGTACTGCCCCAGCGCCACCGTGTTGTCCTCGCCCTGCGCAATCACGTAATAGTCGCCGATGCCGGCGGCCGCGATGCGCTTGACCAGGGCCTGCGCCGCGGCGCGGTCGCCCACATTGGGCAACATCACGCGGAACGTGCTGACTCCGGCGTCCTTATCCTCGCGCACGCTGGTGCGGCTGGCCTGCCCGCGAACACGTGCGAGTGCCGCATCGGCTTCGCTACGTGACGTGTACGGCCCGACACTGAGGCAGCGCTCCGGGACGGCCGGCGGTGTCGGCACTGGAGCCGGCTTTGCGACGGCGGCGCTTTCCTCAACTGCTTGGGAAGGGCTGTTCGCTGCCGCTGCCGCGGTGGCCGGACGCGGAGCCGGCTCGGCAACTGCCGGCGCTGACCCAGCCTTGGGCACAGGCGCCGTCGCTGCCGTCGGCGCAGGGGCCGGCGTATTGGAGGCGAGCGCTGCACCGGCATCCGGCGTTGCGGCTGTCATCACTTCGGGATGCGGCCCTGCCGCTGTTGCCTTGGTCGGCAACACCGGCAGCAAGTCCAGTCGAGCAACACCGGACGGTTGCGGCGGTGCAGCCGGCGCCGCCGCCGGTGGCTGCACCGCCCACCACAGGGCCACCCCAGCATTGAGGATGATCAGGACAACGATGAGCGCGCGTACGTACATGCGCCGATTTTAGAGCCTGTCATGTGGCTTGGGGGCGTAAGAAGTGGCCGCGACGCGACCAGGCGCACGGCACATTCCCGGTGCGCCACCGGACGCCCCCTGCGCCGGCCGGAGGCAACACGTGTCCCCGGCAGCTCTGCCGACGGCTATGGCGCCGGTGTGCCAGGCATCCTGGTGCCGAGAACCTCGTCAGCCAACCAAGCCTACATCTTCCGCGCATCCACTCGACCCACCGGTGGCCCACGCCTCTTACCCAAGCCGCACAGGGCAACGCATTACAGCGAAGACGAATGCATCGCCCAGGTCGCCAGTCCATCCAGCACCAAGGCCGCGCGGAAGGTGGCGTCCGGCAACAACGGCAGCAGCGGAGGCGCGCCGCCGCCGTGCAACAGCAGGCGTACCGGCACGCCCAGGCTGCGTTGTGCGTGGTGCAGGCTGCGCTCGATCAGCGCCACCGCCGCGCCGTCGCAACCGGAGGCCAAGGCATCGTCGGTGTCGTTGGCCAGTTCGACATAGTCACCGCCGCTGGCCGGCAACTGCACCGCGCGCGCATGCAGCGCTTCGCGCATTGTGGTGGGCGAGGCAGCGATCCGCCCGCCGTGGTGCTGCCCATCGGCGCCGAGTACATCGATGGTCAGCGCGGTGCCCACCCCGGCCACCAGCACCGGGGCGTCGCCACGCGCGCCCAGCAGGGCCAGAAACCGATCCACACCGAAGCGGCTCGGGTCGGCATAGGCAATGCGGATACCGGCGCATTCGGCCGCGGTCCGGACGATGCGCACCTGCTCGAAGCGCTCCTGCAGGCAAGCGATCATCCGCTGCGTCAAGGCGGGCGCCGCCACGCTGGCCACGTGCGCAACGCGCCCGGACGGCAGTGCCGACAACGCAGCCGCGTCCATCGCTTCGGCACCGTGCGCCCACGCCTGCACGTCGCCAGCGCGGTTGCCGTGCAGCGGCGCGTACTTGAACCGCGAATTCCCCAGGTCGAACAACCACTCGCTCATGCAGGTCTCACGCTGACTTCTCCGGAGTGAAACAGGCGCACCGTCTCGCCCAATTGCACCCGCAACGCACCATCGGCGGCCAGGCCAAGTGCCACCCCGTGGTGCAGAGTGCCGGCTTCCTCGACCTGCACTGAGCGCCCATTCAAGACATCCAGCGCCGCGTAGCGGGCCAGAAACGGCGCCAGCCCCTGCGCTTCGAACAGGTCCAGTGCCGGCAGCAGGCCGGACAGCACCGCTGCGACCACGGCGTCGCGCGACACGGCGCGGCCGGCCAATGTGTCCAGATCCACCCAGGGTTGGTCGATCGTGGCGGCCGCCGACGGCGGCATGTGCACGTTCAAGCCCAGCCCGATCACCGCGCGCGCGTTACCCGCCATCTCACCGCCGCCTTCGATCAGTAGACCACCCAGCTTGCGCTCACGCGCCAGCAGGTCGTTGGGCCACTTCAGACCGACATCGGCAAACCCGCACCCGCGCAGCGCCTCGGCAACGGCCACGCCTACCGCCAGGCTCAGCCCGGCGAGCTGACCCAGCCCGCCACTGAACCGGCGCGATGCCGACAGATAGAGATGCGCGGCCAGCGGCGAGGTCCACTGGCGGCCGCGTCGACCGCGCCCGCCGGTCTGTCGCTCGGCCAGCAACACAGACACGCCGTGTTCCGGCGCCGGGCGCGCCAGCAGGGTGGTGTTGGTGGATTCCAGCGTCCAGGCCACCTCCAGCGCGGCCAGGCTTGCTACCGCGTCGGTCGCCATGGCTTCACGGATACGCGCAACATCCAGCAGGTCCAGCGGCGCGGCCAAGCGGTAGCCATCGCCCGCCCGCCCGTCGATGTCGACACCGGCGGCGCGCAAATTCTGGATGCGCTTCCACACCGCGGCACGGGTCAACCCGGCATCGCGTGCCAGCGCATCGCCGGACAGCCGGCCGCTCGCAAGTTTGGCCAGCAACGCGCGGTCATCCACGGCAACGGTTCCCAAATCGATCCGTGAAAGTATGCGCCAAGCCTACGCAGCCGCCCAGCGCGGCTTGCGTGATGGAGTGAAAACCGCGTTATGATCGGTGACTCACGCCGCTTGCCCTGGATGTGGACGATGC comes from Xanthomonas vesicatoria ATCC 35937 and encodes:
- the birA gene encoding bifunctional biotin--[acetyl-CoA-carboxylase] ligase/biotin operon repressor BirA — translated: MGTVAVDDRALLAKLASGRLSGDALARDAGLTRAAVWKRIQNLRAAGVDIDGRAGDGYRLAAPLDLLDVARIREAMATDAVASLAALEVAWTLESTNTTLLARPAPEHGVSVLLAERQTGGRGRRGRQWTSPLAAHLYLSASRRFSGGLGQLAGLSLAVGVAVAEALRGCGFADVGLKWPNDLLARERKLGGLLIEGGGEMAGNARAVIGLGLNVHMPPSAAATIDQPWVDLDTLAGRAVSRDAVVAAVLSGLLPALDLFEAQGLAPFLARYAALDVLNGRSVQVEEAGTLHHGVALGLAADGALRVQLGETVRLFHSGEVSVRPA
- the tmk gene encoding dTMP kinase, translated to MTIELKPGGLLIAIEGIDGAGKTTLARNLATTLEAAGARVKSSKEPTNGHWGTQLRQSAATGRLSADEEAELLIRDRHEHVETLIAPALARGEIVILDRYFPSMVAYQGAAGLPLDALLERNAFAPRPDVLLLLDLPPPTGLARIRARGDAPNHFETQDNLERCRAIFNALQLPGKQVLDASADADSVLRQALTIVIAALAERLSNGTHTDAGKAALDLLSAGRLA
- a CDS encoding type III pantothenate kinase, coding for MSEWLFDLGNSRFKYAPLHGNRAGDVQAWAHGAEAMDAAALSALPSGRVAHVASVAAPALTQRMIACLQERFEQVRIVRTAAECAGIRIAYADPSRFGVDRFLALLGARGDAPVLVAGVGTALTIDVLGADGQHHGGRIAASPTTMREALHARAVQLPASGGDYVELANDTDDALASGCDGAAVALIERSLHHAQRSLGVPVRLLLHGGGAPPLLPLLPDATFRAALVLDGLATWAMHSSSL
- a CDS encoding SPOR domain-containing protein; translated protein: MYVRALIVVLIILNAGVALWWAVQPPAAAPAAPPQPSGVARLDLLPVLPTKATAAGPHPEVMTAATPDAGAALASNTPAPAPTAATAPVPKAGSAPAVAEPAPRPATAAAAANSPSQAVEESAAVAKPAPVPTPPAVPERCLSVGPYTSRSEADAALARVRGQASRTSVREDKDAGVSTFRVMLPNVGDRAAAQALVKRIAAAGIGDYYVIAQGEDNTVALGQYQSRERAERRQASLVSAGFPAQLVPSGNGQSRWWIDVRSTAAAAAVQSAAGATRQRSLDCSALR